From the Salmo trutta chromosome 30, fSalTru1.1, whole genome shotgun sequence genome, one window contains:
- the LOC115168656 gene encoding zinc finger protein 271: protein MDAVPCRWNTTRVQESFARTKPASDTLTKLAKLVAQKQESQSQNQLLPDVCPCVCAECSQGFSDMAELLHHQQGEHALRKCHRCLSCGKEFSLLSSLQLHKCIHDAAPCQLCCGKPQLGAPCSACKASTSDSQSVQDKSLHHQSHHHDNRSYACAPCGKSYSQKQALLHHQQAGCSKSASRTAKVVSPPADSPSPESAILDSSLPPHATSAPDPNRPSQCPLCAKRFRSGAGLACHQRSTHRKEWIISKYPLLKGGCTNGVNRLSDYQQMAGPSQPKRRGRKSQLLSCRSCDRVFLSTAKLYLHRQESHSREKDIRRDPRPLISKRRKRETYPCDVCGKVFLHHLSLKAHVKNHSQEPPSHVQHVGKAAKETKLGEKMPKKPKSNLARKMGGTLVKASRGRPKKVPEEEGEFPCPSCAEVFSLQSALKAHEELHQPTGSMRQCSVCSQGMGISKKPRAKLRRSYHCVPCLKAFVTLDTFLQHCQDHLVVSGDEEGRNV, encoded by the coding sequence ATGGATGCAGTACCTTGCCGTTGGAACACCACAAGAGTTCAGGAGTCGTTTGCTCGAACTAAGCCTGCCTCAGACACTCTAACAAAGCTGGCAAAACTTGTGGCACAAAAGCAAGAGAGTCAAAGCCAGAACCAGCTACTGCCTGATGTGTGCCCATGTGTGTGCGCAGAGTGCAGCCAGGGATTCTCTGACATGGCTGAGTTATTGCACCACCAGCAGGGGGAACATGCCTTACGTAAGTGTCATCGCTGCCTTTCCTGTGGCAAAGAGTTTTCTCTCCTATCCTCTTTGCAGTTGCACAAGTGCATTCATGATGCTGCTCCTTGTCAGCTCTGTTGTGGTAAACCTCAGCTAGGTGCTCCATGCAGTGCATGCAAGGCTTCAACCTCAGACTCTCAGAGTGTCCAGGATAAGTCCCTTCATCACCAGTCCCACCATCATGATAACAGATCATATGCCTGTGCTCCGTGTGGTAAAAGCTATAGCCAAAAGCAAGCTTTGCTTCACCATCAGCAGGCTGGCTGTAGTAAATCTGCCTCACGAACTGCAAAAGTTGTCAGCCCTCCCGCTGACTCTCCCTCGCCTGAATCTGCCATCTTggactcctctctcccccctcatgcCACTAGTGCCCCAGATCCTAACAGGCCAAGCCAATGCCCACTTTGCGCCAAGAGGTTTCGCTCAGGGGCTGGCCTTGCATGCCATCAGCGATCCACCCATCGGAAGGAATGGATCATCTCTAAGTATCCTCTACTAAAAGGAGGATGCACAAATGGGGTTAATAGATTATCAGATTATCAGCAGATGGCTGGGCCATCCCAACCAAAAAGAAGAGGCAGAAAGAGCCAGCTCCTCTCCTGTCGTTCCTGTGACAGGGTCTTCCTAAGCACTGCCAAGCTGTACTTGCACAGACAAGAGTCCCACAGCAGAGAGAAGGATATCAGAAGAGATCCAAGGCCACTGATTAGCAAGCGGAGGAAAAGAGAGACTTACCCATGTGACGTTTGTGGTAAAGTGTTCTTGCACCACTTGTCACTTAAAGCACACGTCAAGAATCATAGTCAAGAACCACCAAGCCATGTTCAGCATGTTGGGAAAGCAGCCAAGGAGACCAAGTTAGGTGAGAAGATGCCAAAAAAGCCTAAAAGCAACCTAGCACGGAAGATGGGAGGAACATTGGTCAAGGCTAGCAGAGGGAGACCAAAGAAAGTTCcagaagaagagggagagttTCCTTGCCCGTCTTGTGCTGAGGTGTTTTCTTTGCAGTCTGCCCTGAAGGCGCATGAGGAGCTGCATCAGCCTACAGGGAGTATGAGACAGTGCAGCGTGTGCAGTCAGGGCATGGGTATCTCTAAGAAGCCTAGGGCCAAGCTTCGGAGGTCCTACCATTGTGTTCCCTGCTTGAAGGCTTTTGTAACACTGGACACTTTCTTACAACACTGCCAAGATCACCTTGTTGTCAGTGGCGATGAGGAAGGGAGAAATGTATGA